From a region of the Vanrija pseudolonga chromosome 2, complete sequence genome:
- the CAH gene encoding Cyanamide hydratase: MSAITPQSEREAHGWPAAPRDLAVLVKGTAPGKAYTAADFVVPDTPLAKAVEKYAKDNLPSQTFSHSHRVYLYSKAILAQHFPDWKLTDETLFLTCMLHDIGTSAHAHRDTLMSFEFYGGFLALNLIQEHGGAKAQAESVCECVIRHQDLGTTGTQTQLGAVIQLATVFDNAGLNPSLVATATIESVVKAWPRDGWSACFAENVAEEIELKPWCHSTHIENFSGLIMANKLMEPYDAKL, translated from the exons ATGTCCGCCATCACCCCCCAGtccgagcgcgaggcccacggctggcccgccgccccgcgcgacctcgccgtcctggTGAAGGGCACGGCGCCGGGCAAGGCGTACACTGCCGCGGACTTTGTCGtgcccgacacgccgctcgccaaggcggtGGAGAAGTACGCCAAGGACAACCTCCCGAGCCAGACCTTCAGCCACTCGCACAGGGTGTACCTTTACTCCAAGGCGATCCTGGCGCAGCACTTCCCTg ACTGGAAGCTCACCGACGAGACCCTCTTCCTGACGTGCATGCTGCACGACATCGGGACCTCGGCCCACGCGCACCGCGACACGCTCATGTCGTTCGAGTTCTACGGCGGCTTCCTGGCGCTCAACCTGATCCAGGAGCACGGCGGGGCCAAGGCGCAGGCCGAGAGCGTGTGCGAGTGCGTTATCCGGCACCAGGACCTCGGGACGACGGGCACGCAGACGCAGCTCGGGGCCGTGATCCAGCTCGCGACCGTGTTCGACAACGCGGGGCTCAACCCCAGCCtcgtggcgacggcgacgatcGAAAGCGTCGTCAAGGCGTGGCCCCGCGACGGGTGGAGCGCGTGCTTTGCGGAGaatgtcgccgaggagattgagctCAAGCCGTGGTGCCACTCGACT CATATCGAGAACTTTTCCGGCCTCATCATGGCCAACAAGCTCATGGAGCCGTACGACGCCAAGCTTTGA
- the HOL1 gene encoding Protein HOL1 produces the protein MANDTTAESTPASAATETVPFAHVDDWDIPGTEVMRDHDGLHFQRDGGQVLVPQPTLNPHDPLNWSLKWKALVTAAQAIFTFIAVSTCLSLAPMNGILAQLWVKNPTDTGMLTGALVIALAFSNLIIVPCSNIFGRRITTIATTALSFFLSIWEAKATSYRSFLASRIMTGLAIAGCQSLMVQVIADLYFIHQRGRLMGLYFTVFFLGLFIGPVISGNMASSYGWRSFFWLTFALLGFAVIALVLGGPETRWRRGGAAGAAAAEHTPEEHTSDKEAHTPGITDTDVEGGGGVRSLVGKGYPSKQQWKLWQPLDADWRQTLWSDLVSPLPKFFNPILLWVGVTLAGVPACLLFWNLTEEAMLAGSPYNFSPSAMGYTNFAFVVGGLFGLATAGPLTDYVSNKMTERNNGVREAEFRLPALIPFVAFMTVSYAVGAVGFEKHWHWPIMVVVGYGFTGVTVTTIPAIVIAYAVDCYTPVAGDIMIVASVWKDVYGFAMSYWVFPLIARKGILTTAMVQFSIAAFPMVLAVPLYFYGKTLRRWTRGSAWHKHK, from the exons atggccaACGACACCACAGCCGAAAGCACccccgcgtccgccgcgacCGAGACGGTGCCGttcgcgcacgtcgacgactgggATATCCCGGGCACCGAGGTGATGCGCGACCATGACGGGCTGCACTTCCAGCGAGATGGCGGGCAGGT gCTCGTGCCCCAGCCGACGCTCAACCCACACGACCCGCTCAACTGGAGCCTCAAGTGGAAGG CGCTCGTGACCGCCGCCCAGGCAATCTTCACGTTCATCGCCGTGTCCACCTGCCTCTCCCTCGCGCCGATGAACGGCATCCTCGCGCAGCTATGGGTCAAGAACCCAACCGACACGGGCATGCTGACGGGCGCGCTGGTCATCGCGCTCGCCTTCTCCAACCTCATCATCGTGCCGTGCTCCAACATCTTCGGGCGGCGCATCACGACcatcgcgacgacggcgctgtCCTTCTTCCTGTCCATCTGGGAGGCGAAAGCAACCAGCTACCGCTCgttcctcgcctcgcgcatcATGACTGGGCTCGCGATCGCAGGGTGCCAGAGCTTGATGGTCCAGGTGATCGCAGATCTGTACTTTATCCACCAGCGCGGACGCCTCATGGGCCTGTACTT CACCGTGTTTTTCCTCGGCCTCTTCATCGGCCCCGTCATCAGCGGCAACatggcgtcgtcgtacgGCTGGCGCTCCTTCTTCTGGCTCACGttcgcgctgctcggcttTGCAGTGATTGCGCTGGTGCTCGGCGGGCCCGAgacgcgctggcggcgcggcggcgcagcgggtgctgcggcggccgaaCACACGCCAGAGGAGCACACGTCGGACAAGGAGGCGCACACGCCCGGCATCACCGACAcggacgtcgagggcggcggcggcgtgcgctccctcgtcggcaagggATACCCGTCCAAGCAGCAGTGGAAGCTGTGGCAGCCGCTCGACGCAGACTGGCGCCAGACACTCTGGTCCGACCTCGTGTCCCCGCTCCCCAAGTTCTTCAATCCCATCCTCCTCTGGGTGGGGGTGACGCTCGCCGGAGTCCCCGCGTGCCTGCTCTTCTGGAACCTGACAGAGGAGGCCATgctcgccggctcgccgTACAACTTTAGCCCAAGCGCCATGGGCTACACCAACTTTGCGTTtgttgtcggcggcctgTTTGGGCTGGCGACTGCTGGCCCACTGACAGACTACGTGTCGAACAAAATGACGGAGCGGAACaacggcgtgcgcgaggccgagttcCGCCTGCCGGCCCTCATCCCCTTCGTGGCCTTCATGACCGTCTCgtacgccgtcggcgcggtcggctTCGAGAAGCACTGGCACTGGCCCATCATGGTCGTCGTGGGGTACGGCTTCACCGGCGTGACAGTCACCACCATCCCAGCGATCGTGATCGCCTACGCCGTCGACTGCTACACCCCAGTGGCGGGGGACATCATGATCGTCGCCTCGGTGTGGAAGGATGTGTACGGG TTTGCCATGTCGTACTGGGTCTTCCCGCTTATCGCACGCAAGGGCATCCTCACAACAGCCATGGTCCAGTTCTCCATTGCCGCGTTCCCAATGGTCCTGGCCGTCCCGCTCTACTTTTACGGCAAGACGCTCAGGCGCTGGACGCGCGGGTCCGCGTGGCACAAGCACAAGTGA
- the HXT2_1 gene encoding High-affinity glucose transporter HXT2 produces the protein MSSQQPQASSSKKALTLCLFQSMAGVIFGWGNSSGSGLFNMHAYKRRFGTEQHNGEWALSTMRQSSFTGLLCLGALVGAVSAGAISERIGLRVTCIAFIVLHMIGSAIETSAINFKQVYCARVLLGLGIGATSGLVPVYQAEAAPPRWRGLVTGSYQVCVTLGIWGVAMCSWGMSHYMGNVSWELTVGLAMAYDLGLLIGFSLLPESPRFLAKKGKWDQCRKNLANFRSLPIDHPAIENEMEIIRQKTAEDAARGNPTWAECFSTRDRILWRVMIGVFVQVGQQLTGINFFFSYGQQFAATAGIHNPYIFQIILASVNVAFGFVGMIAVEKAGRRPVLLVGGTCMFIGQIVVGSVSKAHPHSKQAGDVLIAFTCLFIAAFAASWGPVAWVVCGETFPIRLANRCVTMGTGANWLMSLVIAFAAPQIQNKIGTGICFVWAGCLLLDLLFCFFCIPETKGLTIDEIDALYLSKTPAFLSSKFVAKQQAEQARIEEKPHAQQREVQPAAGAEPSSSNASVHTVIGEGAPAAKKERRSEEV, from the exons atgTCGTCCCAGCAGCCACAGGCTAGCTCGAGCAAGAAGGCGCTCACGCTCTGTCTCTTCCAGTCGATGGCGGGCGTCATCTTCGGATGGGGCAACTCGTCTGGTTCGGGCCTG TTCAACATGCACGCCTACAAGCGCCGCTTTGGAACTGAGCAGCACAACGGCGAGTGGGCTCTGTCCACCATGCGCCAGTCGTCCTTCACCGGTCTCCTGTGTCTCGGTGCACTTGTCGGAGCCGTCTCCGCCGGTGCCATCTCGGAAAGG ATCGGCCTCCGTGTCACCTGTATCGCCTTTATCGTCCTCCACATGATCGGATCCGCCATCGAGACCTCTGCCATCAACTTCAAGCAGGTCTACTGTGCTCGtgttctcctcggcctcggtatCGGCGCCACGTCGGGCCTCGTGCCAGTGTaccaggccgaggctgcgccTCCCCGCTGGCGAGGCCTCGTTACTGGCTCGTACCAGGTGTGCGTGACCCTCGGTATCTGGGGCGTGGCCATGTGCTCGTGGGGCATGAGCCACTACATGGGCAACGTGTCGTGGGAGCTCACTGTCGGCCTCGCGATGGCGtacgacctcggcctgctcaTCGGTTTCTCGCTCCTCCCCGAGTCGCCCCGCTTCCTCGCAAAGAAGGGCAAGTGGGACCAGTGCCGCAAGAACCTCGCCAACTTCCGCTCCCTCCCCATCGACCATCCGGCCATCGAAAACGAAATGGAGATCATCAGGCAGAAGAcagccgaggacgccgcaCGCGGTAACCCTACCTGGGCCGAGTGCTTCTCCACCCGCGACCGTATCCTGTGGCGTGTCATGATCGGCGTGTTTGTCCAGGTCGGCCAGCAGCTCACGGGTATCaacttcttcttctcgtaCGGCCAGCAGttcgccgccacggccggcATCCACAACCCCTACATCTTCCAGATCATCCTCGCGTCCGTCAACGTCGCCTTTGGCTTTGTCGGCATGATCGCCGTCGAGAAGGCTGGTCGTCGCCcagtcctcctcgtcggcggcacctGCATGTTCATTGGCCAGATTGTCGTCGGCTCCGTGTCCAAGGCGCACCCGCACTCCAAGCAGGCCGGCGACGTCCTTATCGCGTTCACGTGTCTCTTCATCGCCGCGTTCGCCGCGTCGTGGGGTCCCGTCGCGTGGGTCGTCTGCGGTGAGACCTTCCCCATCCGCCTCGCCAACCGCTGTGTGACCATGGGCACCGGTGCCAACTGGCTCATGTCGCTCGTCATCGCGTTCGCCGCCCCCCAGATCCAGAACAAGATCGGTACCGGCATCTGCTTTGTGTGGGCTggctgcctcctcctcgacctgctctTCTGCTTCTTCTGCAtccccgagaccaagggTCTGACgatcgacgagatcgacgccCTCTACCTCTCCAAAACGCCAGCCTTCCTCTCGTCCAAGTTTGTCGccaagcagcaggccgagcaggcccgCATCGAGGAGAAGccccacgcccagcagcgcgaggtccagcccgccgccggcgccgagccctcgtcgtccaacGCCTCGGTCCACACCGTTATTGGCGAGGGCGCCCCCGCAGCCAAGAAGGAGCGTCGCTCAGAGGAGGTGTAA